The Lancefieldella sp. Marseille-Q7238 genomic interval ATTCTACCCAAGCTCTCCAAAGCTCCCACAAGAACTTTAAAATTTATTGAAAAACAATAAATTGATATTGAAATTCGATATGAATTAGCTATCATGATGATACGAGAGATTGCGATTGTGGGAGGTTATATGACGTATCGAGAAACATCGCTGATATTGAAGCTAGTGAATGCGGCCGCCGCTGTCGCCTGCATAGTTGTTGCTGTTGTGGTTATTCCTCAGCTTGAACAGGGAAACCGTTTACCTCTCGGCGCAACGCCGGCGTTTGCACTGGGCATTCTTCCGCTTTTAGCAGTCGCGCTCACCTCATGGAGGCTTTTCTCGCGTATTGCACAAGGCGAACTTTTTTCCAAGGAGAACGCCTATCTGCTTCGCTTGATGAGTTATTTCGCCGCGGCAGACGCGCTCTTGTGGCTTGTGTTGTTGGTGGCGTATCTCGTGGCAGTTTCACCTGTGGCCTTTTCTGTTGTCGCATCTCTTTCCGTAGCGCTCATTTTTGCAATCTCTCTGACCGTTATTGCCGCGGCGCTTTCCCTGTTCACTA includes:
- a CDS encoding DUF2975 domain-containing protein, yielding MTYRETSLILKLVNAAAAVACIVVAVVVIPQLEQGNRLPLGATPAFALGILPLLAVALTSWRLFSRIAQGELFSKENAYLLRLMSYFAAADALLWLVLLVAYLVAVSPVAFSVVASLSVALIFAISLTVIAAALSLFTTRASSLKDENDLVI